The Montipora capricornis isolate CH-2021 chromosome 3, ASM3666992v2, whole genome shotgun sequence genome window below encodes:
- the LOC138044025 gene encoding adrenocorticotropic hormone receptor-like, whose product MTSDPNYDFYLSVIDDPALWLTLSAVGFILATAIIVGNSFLLFTTYKNPRRSLRSPPSLLIANLGASDLFLGIFTAFLAALRDAYRYEKLHMPYISVFRAIIYTVLTTTLFVSCYTMIAMSTACYVSINKPMDYKNIITKGRVKIFILVLWIISMSTCVLPATSIPEKTYTMIYLHTHASLPAIILTVIYVNVFRSLVKSKRELQLRGVVSADNSAYLLERERKMSVTIITVLAMFYLSYMPQYVTLHLLHFCSSCQQSVTFHKIDVVFSRFLFINSAINPFIYAWKLPRYRRAFGDCVKILLNKPRKPVTHRSASLGSRRIGQSVKEHPLREVELAYLSKEFEESDQTKGLSDSSRI is encoded by the coding sequence ATGACTTCAGACCCAAACTACGATTTCTACCTCTCGGTGATAGATGACCCTGCTTTATGGTTAACCTTATCTGCGGTAGGATTTATCTTGGCCACTGCTATCATCGTTGGAAATTCATTTCTGCTCTTCACGACTTACAAGAATCCTCGACGATCGCTTCGTTCCCCGCCATCTTTACTCATCGCCAATTTAGGAGCATCAGATTTGTTTCTCGGAATCTTTACGGCTTTTCTTGCGGCTTTACGAGACGCGTATCGCTATGAGAAGTTACATATGCCGTATATTTCGGTATTCAGGGCAATCATCTACACCGTGTTGACCACAACTCTATTCGTCAGCTGTTATACGATGATAGCCATGTCGACTGCCTGTTACGTATCCATTAACAAGCCAATGGACTACAAAAATATCATCACCAAAGGAAGAGTCAAAATCTTTATCTTAGTTTTATGGATAATATCTATGTCGACCTGCGTTCTTCCAGCGACGAGTATACCTGAAAAGACTTATACCATGATATATCTTCACACTCATGCTTCATTACCTGCTATAATATTGACGGTGATATATGTAAATGTGTTTCGTTCTCTTGTAAAAAGCAAACGCGAGCTTCAACTTCGTGGGGTGGTTTCTGCAGACAACAGCGCATATCTGCTGGAACGAGAACGAAAAATGTCTGTTACAATTATCACCGTCTTGGCCATGTTTTATTTGTCATACATGCCTCAATACGTGACACTCCACTTGCTTCACTTCTGCTCATCTTGCCAGCAGTCGGTGACTTTCCACAAAATCGATGTGGTCTTCTCTCGGTTTCTTTTCATAAATTCAGCGATAAACCCGTTCATCTACGCCTGGAAACTTCCAAGGTACCGACGAGCCTTTGGCGACTGCGTTAAGATACTCCTGAATAAACCGAGAAAACCAGTAACACACAGATCAGCGTCACTTGGAAGTCGAAGAATTGGACAATCTGTCAAAGAACATCCGTTAAGGGAAGTTGAACTTGCTTATTTGAGCAAAGAGTTTGAGGAAAGCGACCAAACCAAGGGATTAAGTGATTCGTCAAGAATTTAA
- the LOC138044026 gene encoding adenosine receptor A2a-like, translating into MSAANSSDPNYDIYLSIIQSRTYWISLAVFGFILDVLIIAGNSVLLYAIYKDPRNSLRTPPGLLVANLSVADLLLGLFNVSLVAIRDVYRSELIHMPSLAILKAVMYTVLTTTLFVSSNTIIAMSVTCYVAISSPMEYKAIITKKRIKIYFAVLWVMSLGTCVLPVTSVSEETYTMIYLHTHATIPAILLTVVYVKVFRALARRTRELQQGGYDKMATKSLERERTMAFAVVTILALFYITYIPQYITLHLLYFCKPCQESLTFHEIDVALSRFLFLNSAINPFVYSWRVPKYRQALRDCWRSCRGQPYGITAQGSVSQSSQMNTSRIAQNLFLSNTKRTQTDASEITSL; encoded by the coding sequence ATGTCTGCGGCAAATTCATCTGATCCAAACTATGATATTTATCTATCAATAATCCAGAGCAGAACGTATTGGATAAGCTTAGCAGTCTTTGGGTTCATCCTTGATGTCCTTATTATCGCAGGAAACTCTGTACTGCTTTATGCAATTTACAAGGATCCTCGAAATTCACTTCGCACTCCGCCTGGCCTCCTCGTCGCCAACTTGAGCGTCGCAGATTTGCTATTAGGATTATTCAATGTGTCTCTTGTGGCTATCAGGGATGTTTATCGTTCTGAGCTAATTCACATGCCGTCTCTCGCCATATTGAAAGCAGTCATGTATACTGTGTTAACCACCACTTTATTCGTGAGCAGTAATACAATCATTGCCATGTCAGTGACATGTTATGTGGCAATCAGCAGTCCGATGGAATACAAAGCAATAATTACTAAGAAAAGAATCAAGATCTATTTTGCTGTGCTATGGGTAATGTCTTTAGGAACATGTGTTCTGCCCGTTACGAGCGTCTCCGAGGAGACATATACTATGATTTATCTACACACCCACGCCACCATCCCCGCAATTTTGCTGACGGTTGTCTACGTAAAGGTGTTCCGCGCACTCGCGAGACGAACGCGCGAACTGCAACAAGGAGGTTACGACAAAATGGCAACAAAATCACTGGAACGCGAGAGGACTATGGCTTTTGCGGTTGTCACAATTTTAGCCTTGTTCTATATCACGTATATACCTCAATATATCACTCTTCATCTGTTATACTTTTGTAAACCTTGTCAAGAATCCTtgacttttcacgagattgacGTAGCATTATCtcgatttttgtttttaaactcaGCCATTAACCCTTTTGTGTACTCCTGGCGGGTACCCAAGTATCGCCAAGCTTTAAGAGACTGTTGGAGGAGTTGTCGTGGTCAACCATACGGAATAACAGCTCAGGGATCCGTTTCACAGTCAAGTCAAATGAATACATCGAGGATTGCCCAAAACCTCTTCCTGTCGAATACAAAAAGAACTCAAACTGATGCATCTGAAATAACCAGTCTTTAG